One window of Streptococcus troglodytae genomic DNA carries:
- a CDS encoding ABC transporter ATP-binding protein: MAQHVIEMREITKKFDDFVANDHINLDLRKGEIHALLGENGAGKSTLMNMLAGLLEPTSGSIKINGSAVTIDSPSKSAQLGIGMVHQHFMLVEAFTVTENIILGNEVVKNGILDLKKASQEIKALSEKYGLAVDPNAKIADISVGAQQRVEILKTLYRGADILIFDEPTAVLTPSEIQELMTIMKSLVKEGKSIILITHKLDEIRSVADRVTVIRRGKSIETVEVSGTTSQDLAEMMVGRSVSFTIEKTPTKSKETILSIKDLIVNENRGIPAVKGLSLEVKAGEIIGIAGIDGNGQSELVQAITGLRKIKSGRLTIKGQDVSRLSTRQITELSVGHVPEDRHRDGLILELTMAENLALQTYYKDPLSHNGVLNYRKINEHGRRLMQEFDVRGANELIPAKGFSGGNQQKAIIAREVDRDPDLLIVSQPTRGLDVGAIEYIHKRLIAERDEGKAVLLVSFELDEILNLSDRIAVIHDGQIQGIVTPETTNKQELGILMAGGNIEKEEVNV, encoded by the coding sequence ATGGCGCAACATGTCATTGAAATGAGAGAGATTACTAAAAAATTTGATGATTTTGTGGCTAATGATCATATCAATCTTGATCTCAGAAAAGGTGAGATTCATGCTTTGCTTGGTGAAAATGGAGCAGGGAAATCAACTTTGATGAATATGCTTGCAGGTTTGCTTGAACCTACTAGTGGTAGCATTAAGATTAATGGTTCGGCTGTTACGATTGATTCGCCCTCTAAATCAGCTCAATTAGGTATCGGGATGGTTCACCAACATTTTATGTTAGTTGAAGCATTTACGGTCACTGAAAATATCATTTTGGGAAATGAAGTTGTCAAAAATGGCATATTAGATCTTAAAAAAGCTAGTCAAGAAATTAAAGCACTTTCTGAAAAGTATGGTTTAGCTGTAGATCCCAATGCTAAGATTGCCGATATTTCTGTCGGTGCTCAGCAACGTGTTGAAATTCTTAAGACACTTTATCGTGGTGCTGATATTTTGATTTTTGATGAACCAACCGCTGTTTTGACACCTTCTGAAATTCAGGAATTGATGACTATTATGAAGAGTCTTGTCAAAGAAGGCAAATCTATTATTTTGATTACTCATAAGTTGGATGAAATTAGGTCAGTAGCTGATCGTGTTACTGTAATTCGTCGTGGTAAGAGTATTGAGACAGTTGAGGTCTCTGGCACCACTTCACAGGATTTAGCTGAAATGATGGTTGGTCGTTCTGTTTCATTTACAATAGAAAAAACACCAACAAAATCTAAAGAAACCATTTTGTCTATCAAAGATCTGATAGTCAATGAAAACAGAGGAATCCCTGCTGTTAAGGGCTTGTCTTTGGAGGTTAAGGCTGGTGAAATTATCGGTATTGCTGGTATTGATGGCAATGGGCAAAGTGAATTAGTTCAAGCTATCACAGGGTTACGGAAGATAAAGTCTGGTCGTTTAACGATCAAAGGTCAAGATGTCAGCAGACTATCAACACGTCAAATTACAGAACTCAGTGTTGGTCATGTTCCTGAAGACCGTCATCGTGATGGTCTGATTCTTGAGTTAACTATGGCAGAAAACCTCGCTCTTCAAACGTATTATAAGGACCCCTTAAGTCATAATGGTGTTTTGAATTATCGTAAAATCAATGAACATGGTCGTCGCTTAATGCAGGAATTTGATGTTCGCGGAGCTAATGAACTTATTCCAGCCAAAGGATTTTCAGGAGGCAATCAGCAAAAAGCTATCATTGCTCGTGAGGTTGACCGTGATCCAGACTTATTAATTGTGAGTCAGCCGACACGAGGTCTTGATGTTGGAGCTATTGAATATATTCATAAACGTTTAATTGCAGAGCGTGATGAAGGCAAGGCTGTTCTATTAGTCAGTTTTGAACTTGATGAAATTCTCAACCTGTCAGATCGTATTGCTGTTATTCATGATGGTCAAATCCAAGGTATTGTCACACCAGAAACAACTAATAAACAAGAACTAGGAATTTTAATGGCTGGTGGCAATATTGAAAAGGAGGAAGTAAATGTCTAA